The Comamonas sp. lk genome contains the following window.
TGCCAATCAGGCCGCCCATGCTAGTGCCCACCCAATCCAGTATCTGAATGGGCGCCTGGTGATGCAGCTGAGCCAGCAGCGCCAACATGTCGGCCGCATACAGCGGCACCTGGTAGGCCATGGGGTCTTGCAACCAGTCGCTCTCGCCGCGCCCCACCACATCGGGGCAGATCACTCGGGCAAACCGGCTCAGCTCAGCGGCCAGCACATCAAAGTCACGCCCCTGGCGCGAGAGGCCGTGCGCGCAAACGATGACATGCGGGTGCGCGGGATTGCCGGTGTTGTTCCACTCCCAGTAGGCCATGCGGTGCACGCCGCTTGGCAGGGCTTGCACCTGCTGCTTGCGGCTGGAATCGGACCATGTGGGGGCGAGCGCGGAGGCTCCGGGGCAGGATACGTAGTTCAGCGTAGGTTGATTCATGGAGAACGCATTCGCAAGGCCGGGGCCGATAATGGCTTTGTCGCATCGTAATTCATTCGGAGACTCTGTATGTCCATGTTGAAAGGCAAAACCGCTCTCGTGACGGGATCGACCAGCGGGATAGGCCTGGGTATTGCTACGGCACTGGCGCGACAAGGCGCCAACATCGTGCTCAATGGTTTTGGCGACGTGCAAGGCCCGCGTGCCCAGGTGGAGCAAGCCGGCAAAGCGTTTGAGGTCAAGGTCGGCTACCACGGTGCCGACATGAGCCAGGCCGGACAAATCGAGGAAATGATGCAATACGCGGCCGCCGAGTTTGGCCGCGTGGACATCCTGGTCAACAACGCCGGCATCCAGCATGTGGCGCCCGTGCAGGAGTTCCCGGTAGAGAAGTGGGACGCCATCATTGCCATCAATCTCACCAGCGCCTTTCACACCACCCGGCTGGCTCTGCCCGCCATGCAAAAGGCCAACTGGGGCCGCATCATCAATGTGGCCTCGGTCCATGGTCTGGTCGGATCGGCGCAAAAATCGGCCTATGTCGCGGCCAAGCACGGCATCGTCGGGCTGACCAAGGTGACCGCACTGGAAAACGCCACTTCCGGGGTGACCTGCAATGCTATCTGCCCCGGCTGGGTGCTGACTCCGCTGGTGCAAAAGCAGGTCGATGCCAAGGCGCAGGCCCTGGGCATCAGCAACGAGGAAGCCACCAAGCAGCTGCTGGGCGAAAAAGAGCCATCGCAGCAGTTCACCACGCCCGAGGAGCTGGGCGATCTAGCCGTCTTCTTCTGCTCGCCCGCCAGCAACAATGTGCGCGGCGTGGCCTGGAATATGGATGGCGGCTGGGCTGCGCAATAAGCGCGTCGGGCCACCGTCGCCTGAACTCATCAATCCATAGCGTACAGCGCCCTATCCTATTGGGTTTTGGCGCTTTTTACGACCCAAACCAAGAAAGGAGCAGCGCCAGCCGCTCCTTTTTTTATTTAGCCCTGGGCCGCAGCACTGCGCCTTAATGCATCTGCACCGAACCGGACACGCTGACCGTCACCTCGGCCTTGTCGGCTTCCACCGGTACCGGCGCAGCGTCGGCATAACCGGCTTTGGACATGGCCATCATCCGGGGATAGGGTGGCCGCGTCATGCCTTCGCCGCTGTTGACCGTGATCTCACCCAAGCTGTAGCCGGCAAAGCCAAAGCTCTTGGAAATGCTGGCAGCGCGCTGGCGAAACGCCTCAATCGCCTTGGCCTGGGCCTCGCCCTCGACTTTTTCCCGCGCCTCGCGCGACAGACCAAAGCCCATCGAAGCCAGCGTCATCTCCGGCACCTTGGCCGCCGCCTGGGTGATGCGTACAAAGTCGCGTCCCTGCAGCACGATCTCGGCCCGCCCCTGCCAGCCATCCATCTTGCCGTTGTTGCCATAGCGCGGCGAGACGGAGAAATTACCGCTGCTCAGATCCAGCTGTCCGGCCTGCGCATCGCGGCGCAGCACGGTCATGGCCGCTTCCACGGCTTTTTGCAGCTGCGACTGAACCGCTGCCGCATCACGGCCCTCCTTGGTGGCAGACAGCGTGGCCGTCAGCCAGTCCTGCTTGACCTCGACTACCCCTTGAGCCTGCAGATTGAGCACATTCATGGGACGTGCAGCGGGCTGCACCGCCGTGGTGCCTTGCGCCAAAACAGTGCCGCCGCTGCACAGTGCGCTCAGCAGCAACACGCCGGCCGCTGTGCGGCGTCGGGAATCAGTCCAGGAATACTTGTTCATTGAGTTCACCCTTTGCAATAAATAGCGGAGCACAGACACATACCGTTCAGTTTCTGCCGCAATTGAATCCAGCATGACGTTGTCAGCCCATAGTGGATAACCATGCAGCAGCACGCCAAATTAAACTCAAAAACAGAACAATTTATGTATCAACAGAGAAAATATTAGCAAAACAATCAACATGACACATTTATCGTCCTATATTTAAACGCAACATATGTAACATAGCGCAAGATTCGAGCGGTTTTCGCTGTTTTTTTTTCGTAAGCTGGTAACAATGGGTGCTGTTACAAGTAACCCAACAAGGACGATCATGGCAACGCAAAGCAACCGTACTGACAAGATCCTCGTAGTGGACGACGACGCCCGCATTCGAGATCTGCTGCGCCGTTACCTGACGCAAGAAGGCTTCGAGATCATGATTGCCGAAGACGGCAAGGCACTGAACCGCATTCTGCTGCGCGAAACCGTAGACCTGATCGTGCTCGATCTGATGATGCCCGGCGAAGACGGCCTGTCCATCTGCCGCCGCCTGCGCTCCGCCAACGACCGCACCCCCATCATCATGCTCACCGCCAAGGGCGAGGACGTGGATCGCATCGTGGGCCTGGAAGTCGGCGCCGACGATTACCTGGGCAAGCCCTTCAACCCGCGTGAACTGCTGGCCCGCATCCATGCTGTGCTGCGCCGCCGTCCCCCACAGGAAGCACCGGGCGCACCGTCCGGCGACAACGAGGTGGTCAGTTTCGGTCCCTTCACCTTCGATCTGGGCACCCGCGTGTTGCAAAAAAGTGGCGAGGAACTGCCTTTGACCACCGGCGAATTCGCCATGCTCAAGGCCTTGGTACGCCATCCGCGCCAGCCGCTGTCGCGTGAAAAGCTGGCTCTGCTGGCCCGCGGCCGCGAGTTCGAGCCTTTTGACCGCAGCCTGGACGTGCAGGTCTCGCGTCTGCGCAAGCTCATCGAAGAAGATGCTGCAGCGCCCCGCTATATCCAGACCGTCTGGGGCGTGGGCTATGTGTTCGTACCCGATGGCGTCAATTGACCGACAGCCACATGGCTTGCCCAGAACACCGTGCCATGGGTAAGCACCAAGCGGAGGTCCTGCACCTCTGCTTTCGGGTATAAGAAGACGCCTGCAGACTGGCGACAGGCCAGTCTTCAGTGGCACGGTCTGCCCGTTTTACAACAGATCGACGGCATATAGACAACCGGTAACCTCGACTTGTCTCATTGCGCCTATGGTTTGACCTGATGAAGAATTTGTTTTGTTTTTGACCACTGCTGCTCATGAGTGCCTTACCCGCCATGCCTCCTGATGCAACCAGCCCCGCGCCTCTGGAATACGAGCGGCGCATGACTGCACGCTCACCCCTGGGATTCAATCTTTTTTGGCGCACCTTCTGTCTGCTGGCCCTGCTCCTGGTAGGCAGCATTCTGGCCTGGCTGCAGACGCTGCGCGCCCTGGACTTTGAACCCCGCACCCTGCATACCGCCCAGCAGATTGCCTCTCTTGTCAACCTCAGCCGTGCGGCCCTGGTGCACTCGGACGCCATCAACCGCGTCTCCCTGATCAAGACCATGGCCGACCAGGAAGGCGTGCGCATTCTGCCGCGCGAGCCTGGCGACCATTTCGAGCTGCTGGACAACTCCACTCTGGGCAACCGCCTGACGGAAGAGCTGACCCGTCGCCTAGGCTACGGCACCATCGTGGCGCGCAGCGTGAACAACGAGCCTGGCCTGTGGGTGGGCTTCAATATCAACGGCGACCGCAACTGGCTGCTGATGGATCGCTCGCGCTTCACCCCTGCCAGCGGCCAGACCTGGGTGATCTGGCTGATCACGGCGGCTATGCTCTCTCTCATCGGTGCGGCCGCCATTGCGCGCCTGATCAACCGTCCGCTCAAACAGCTGTCCTATGCGGCCAACCGCGTGCGCGATGGCGACTTTGCCGCCAGCCAGCTCGATGAGGAGGCCGTGACCAGCGAGATTCGCGAGGTGAACATAGGCTTTAACCGCATGGCGAAAAAGCTGGCCAAGCTGGAGCAAGACCGCGCCGTAATGCTGGCCGGCATCTCCCACGACCTGCGCACGCCTTTGGCGCGCCTGCGGCTGGAGACGGAAATGAGCGTGGACGACGAGGTGGCACGCGAGCACATGGTGGCCGACATCGTGCAGCTCGATGCCACCATCGACAAATTCCTGGATTACGCCCGCCCCGATCACGTAACGCTCAGCCCTGTCGATCTGCATGCGGTGATCTCCTCCTGCGTCTATGCCGTGCAGGACCACCGCGAGCTGCAGATCAGCATGACGATTCCCGAGGATGTCTATGTGCTGGCCGACGAGGTGGAACTGGCCCGCGTGATCTCCAATCTGTTTGAAAACGCCCGCCGCTACGGCAAATCGCCGGACACCGAAACCACGCTGGTCGACATCAGCGCCAAGGAAACCGAAGGCTGGGTGGTGGTGCGCATCCGCGACCATGGCAAAGGCGTGCCGCCCGAGCAGTTGGGCAACCTCACCCAGCCCTTCTTCCGCGGCGATTCGGCGCGCACGGCCGCCGCAGGTGCCGGCCTGGGCCTGTCGATTGTGGACAAGACCGTGCAGCGCATGGGCGGCGTATTCGCCCTGTCCAATTCATCCACCGGCGGTCTGGTGGCCCACATCCAGCTGCAACGCGCCACGGGCGTCACCGCAGGCGCAGCGCCCGAGCAGCGTTTGCAGCGCCCGGCCATCAAGCGGCATCTGCCGCAGCGCAACTCGGAAAAAAACCGCGAAGATTGAAAAAAGGCTTGCAGCTTCAACGGCTGCAAGCCTTTTTGCTTGTGCAGAGCTCCGTCCTCAAGCCTTGTAGAGCAAGGCCACGGCACGCGCTTCCATGGCCTGCAACTGGCCCACAGGGCCCATCTTCTCGGCCGTCTTGGCCTTGACATTGATTTGCTCCAGCTCCAGCGCCAGCACCTGGGCAATGCGCTCGCGCATCTTGTCTATATGCGGCGCCAGCTTGGGTGCCTGGGCCACGATGGTGCTGTCGATATTGCCGATTTCAAAGCCCTTGGCACGCACGCGTCGGGCGGCTTCGGCCAGCAGCAGCGCTGAATCGGCGCCCTTGAACTGCGGATCGCTGTCCGAAAAATGGCGGCCGATATCGCCCAGGGCCGCCGCGCCCAGCAAGGCATCGGTAATCGCGTGCAGCAATACATCGGCGTCCGAATGGCCGAGCAGGCCCAGGGTATGAGGCACTTCCACCCCACCCAGAATCAGTTTGCGCCCGGGCACCAGTGCATGCACATCCCAGCCTTCACCTATACGGAAATTCATAGTAAAACCTTGTCAATCCCTCATTCAACAAGCGCAACACGCTATTGAACAAGGAGTAAAAATCAATGCCGAGCTTGCACCACAGCCTGGCGCTGCAGCAGCACGGCCGCCGCCAGCGCAAAGTCGTCCGGATAGGTCACCTTGAAGTTCTGCGCTCCACCGGCCACCAGTTTGGGCTGCAAGCCCACGGCCTCCATGGCACTGGCCTCATCGGTCACGGCAACGCCCGCTGCGTCGGCTTTGGCCAGCGCGTCCATCAGCACGGCGATACGAAACATCTGCGGCGTCTGTGCCAGCCATTTGTCGCTGCGGTCCAGCGTGGCCGCCACGCGCACCCCGTCAGCGCCCATGGTGGCCATCTTGAGCGTGTCCGGCAACTGATGGGCCAGCAAGCCGCCAACGGCATCATGCTCGCAGGCATCGATGAGGGCATTGATCTGCCCGGAGGTGACCAGACAGCGGGCCGCGTCGTGCACCAGCACCCAGTCCTGTGGCTGGGCGCCACGGTCTAGCAAGGCTTTCAGGCCGTTGCCCACGGTCTCTGCCCGTGTTGCGCCGCCGCAAGCCTCTGTGCCATAGTGGTCTGCCGCCGGCAGCTGTTGCCAGAAGCTGTCGCCCGCCGCAATCACGACCAGGCTGTGGTGAACCCGGGGCACGCCCGCAAACGCCGCCAGTGTGTGCATGACCATGGGGCTGCCCGCCACCGGCTGGTATTGCTTGGGCAGCTCTGGCGCCGCACTGCCGGCAGCCGTCCTGGCAATCGCTCTGGCACCCACGCCGGCGCAGGGGATCAATGCCCAGAATCTGGCCGGGGCTTGACCCTGCTGTTGCTGTGGCGCTTTCATGGAAGACCGATCTGTCATGGCCTGCATTCTAAAATCGCGGGCGGCGCCCGGATGACTGATGACCCGGCTGCGCCGAGATTTTTGCCCTTTTGCCCCGCTGTATTTCTGATTTCCCACCCGAATCCATGCAACTGCCCAAGCTCATCCCTGGTAAACGCTTTAACTTGCCCCGCCCCACCGGCAGCGCCGACGCGCTGCTGCTTGCCAAGCTGGGCGAGCGCGAAAAGCAGGCCGGCCGGGTGACGGCGATTGTCACGGCCGATGCAGCAGACGCCCATAGGCTGATGGAGGAGATGGCATTTTTTGCGCCCGATCTGCGCTGCGCCCTCTTCCCTGATTGGGAAACCCTGCCCTACGACAGCTTCTCGCCGCACCAGGATTTGATCAGCGAGCGACTGGCCACGCTGTGGCGCATCAACCAGCGCGACAAGGAGCAAGGCGCGGACGTGGTCATCGTACCGGCCACCACGGCGCTGTACCGGCTGGCTCCACCCGCTTTTCTGGCGGGCTACACCTTTGAATTCAAGAGCGGGCAAAAGCTGGACGAGGCCAAGCTCAAGGCCCAACTCACGCTGGCCGGCTACCAGCATGTCTCGCAAGTGGTCAGCCACGGCGAATATGCCGTGCGCGGCGGCTTGATCGACCTCTTCCCCATGGGCTCTACCGTGCCCTTTCGCGTGGACTTGTTCGACGACGAGATCGACTCCATACGCACCTTCGATCCCGACACCCAGCGCAGCCTCTACCCCGTGCCCGAGGTGCGTCTGCTGCCGGGCCGCGAATTCCCCATGGACGAGGAAGCGCGTGCCAAATTCCGCAGCCGCTGGCGCGAGCTGCTGGAAGGTGATCCCACGCGCAGCCGCATCTACAAGGACATGGGCGCCGGCATCGCCACCGCCGGTATCGAGTACTACCTGCCGCTGTTCTTTGATGAGACCGCCACCGTCTTTGACTACCTGGGCAACGACGCCACCGTGGTACTGCACGGCGATCTGGAGCCGGCCCTGCAGCGCTTTTGGCAAGACACCAAGGACAGATACCGCCTGGTGCAGGGCGACCCCGACCACCCAGCCCTGCCGCCCGAGACCCTGTTTCTGTCTGCCGACCAGTTCTACACCCGCAGCAAGGAGCATGCCCAACTGGCCCTGCGCCCGGGTACGGAAGATGTGGCCGATAGCGCCATCTTCCAAAAGCTGCAGGATCTTTCCGTGGTTCGCGGTGCCGAAGACCCGCTGGCCAAGCTGCAAAAACATATAGCAGACAGCGCACACCGCGTCTTGCTTTTGGCCGAATCCGACGGCAGACGCGAAAGCCTGCTGGACTTTTTCCGCGCCTCGGGCGTCAACCCGCCGGTCTTTGACTCGCTGGCCGAATTTCAGGCGGATACGACCGAGAAAGTCGGTATCGCCACCTCGGGCCTGATGACGGGCTTTGCCTGGGTCGAGGAAGGCCTGGACTTCGTCACCGAAACCGAGCTGTTTGCCACCAGCCCCACGGGCCGCAAGCGCCGCAGACAGGAGCAGGTCAGCGATGTGGAAGCGCTGATCAAGGATCTGTCCGAGCTGAAAGTGGGCGACCCGATTGTTCACTCCGATCACGGCATAGGCCGCTATCGCGGGCTGATCAATATGGACATGGGCCAGAAGAATCCCGACGGCACTCCGGCGCTGCAGGAGTTTCTGCATCTGGAATATGCGGGCGACGCCGTGCTCTATGTGCCGGTCAGCCAGCTACAGCTGATCAGCCGCTACACCGGCGTCTCGCCCGACGATGCGCCGCTGCACAAGCTGGGCGGCACGCAGTGGGAAAAAGCCAAGCGCAAGGCCGCCGAGCAGGTGCGCGACTCCGCCGCCGAGCTGCTCAACATCTACGCCCGCCGCGCGGCACGCCAAGGCCATGCCTTCCGCTTCCCCACGGCCGATTACGAGCAGTTTGTGTCCGACTTCGGTTTTGAGGAAACCGCCGACCAGCGCGCCGCCATCCACGCCGTGATCCAGGACATGATCAGCCCCCAGCCCATGGACCGCCTGGTTTGCGGCGATGTGGGCTTTGGCAAGACCGAAGTCGCCCTGCGCGCCGCCTTTGTGGCGGCCATGGGCGGCAAGCAGGTGGCGTTTCTGGCACCCACCACGCTGCTGGCCGAGCAGCACTACCAGACGCTGGTGGACCGCTTTTCCAAATGGCCGATCAAGGTGGCCGAGGTTTCGCGCTTCCGCTCCGGCAAGGAGATCACGGCCGCCATCAAAGGTATTTCGGACGGCACGGTGGATATCGTGGTCGGCACGCACAAGCTGCTGTCCGAATCCACCCAGTTCAAGAATCTGGGCCTACTCATCATCGATGAGGAGCACCGTTTTGGCGTGCGCCACAAGGAGGCCATGAAGGCCATGCGCGCCGAGGTGGACATTCTCACGCTCACCGCCACCCCCATCCCCCGCACCATGGGCATGGCGCTGGAAGGCCTGCGTGATCTGTCGGTGATTGCCACTGCCCCGCAACGGCGTCTGGCCATCAAGACCTTTGTGCGCAACGAAGGCACGGGCGTGATTCGCGAAGCCGTGCTGCGTGAGCTCAAGCGCGGCGGTCAGATCTACTTTTTGCACAACGAAGTCGAGACCATTGAGAACCGCAAGCAAAAGCTCGAGGAAATCCTGCCCGAAGCCCGCATTGCCGTGGCCCACGGCCAGATGCCCGAGCGCGAGCTGGAGCGCGTGATGCGCGACTTTGTGGCCCAGCGCTACAACATCTTGCTGTGCTCGACCATCATCGAGACCGGCATTGACGTGCCGTCGGCCAACACCATTTTGATCAGCCGCGCCGACAAATTCGGTTTGGCCCAGTTGCACCAGCTGCGCGGCCGCGTGGGCCGCAGCCACCACCAGGCCTATGCCTATCTGATGGTGCCGGACCTGGACAGCCTGACCAAGCAGGCCCAGCAGCGCCTGGAAGCGATTCAGCAGATGGAAGAGCTGGGCAGCGGTTTCTACCTGGCCATGCACGATCTGGAAATTCGCGGCGCAGGCGAGGTGCTGGGCGAGAACCAGAGCGGCAATATGCTGGAGGTGGGCTTCCAGCTCTACAACGAGATGCTGTCTGAGGCCGTGCGCAGCTTGAAAGCCGGCAAGGAACCCGACCTGCTTTCGCCGCTCTCGGCCTCCACCGACATCAATCTGCACGCGCCCGCACTTTTGCCCAACGACTATTGCGGCGACGTACATCTGCGCCTGTCCTTCTACAAAAAGCTGGCCACGGCCAAGACGGCCGATCAGATCGACACCTTGCTCGAAGAAATCGTGGACCGTTTCGGCAAGCTGCCACCCCAGGCGCAGACGCTGATCGACGTCCACCGCCTGCGCGTGCTGTCCCAGCCCTATGGCGTGGTCAAGGTCGATGCGGCGCCGGGCGTGATCAACATCACCTTCAAGCCCCAGCCGCCGATTGATCCCATGAATATCATTCATCTGATCCAGAAGAACAAACACATCAAGCTGGCGGGCAATGAAAAGCTGCGCATAGAAAAAGCACTGGAGAACCCCAAGGACCGCGCCCAGATGGTGCGCGACGTGCTGCGCAGCCTGGGCCAACCGCTGAAGACGCAAGCCGAGGCCCACGCATAAAACAGCTCTTGCAGTGCTGCCAATGCATGGCGTGCAATATGGCCTTCAGCCTTGACTGCCTGAGCCGCCATGTTTCTCGAAACCGCGATCGCCTTGCTGGCCCTGTCACTGTCCCTGCTCTGTCGCCCCTGGCGCATGCTGGGCAGCCAGCCCGAGCCCGGCGGCATGCAGCAACCGGTCACCTCTGCGCTGCTGACGCCGCTGCTGGCCGTGCTGGTGCTGCTACCCTGGATCTGGGCCTTGCCCGCATTGCACCAGATGCCGCTGCAGCTGCGCTGGTCTGCGGCTCCGCTGGTCGTGCTTTTGCTCGGCTGGCCGCTTGCAGTCCTCGTGCTGCTTGCGGTAAGCGCTATTGCCTTTGGACTCGCTCCCGCTTTTGGCTTGGAGGAGACCCTTGGCATGCTGGTCTGGCAAGGGCTGATGCCGGCCACGCTGGCCATGCTCTGGGGCGCTGCAGTGCGCCGCTGGTGCTGGCACAACATTTTTGTATTTATTCTTTTACGCGGCTTTTCGGGCACAGTGCTCAGCGTGTTTTTGGCCTCTTTGCTTGGCCAGTGGGCCGGCCATGTACTCCCCAACGTCAATGACGATCTATCGCGCATGGCCCGCTGGCTCATGGCCTGGAGCGATGGAATCACCACCGGCATGCTGACCGCCGTGTTTGTGGTGTTCCGCCCCCAATGGATGGCTACCTGGTCGGATGCGATTTACCTCGTTCCGCCTCACCATCCTCAGGGCTGAACGACTGCACATGCATGCAATGCGCGCGTCAGCCAGTTTTCGGGCGTTTGCGCAAACAGCATCTTTCCCATCAGGCTAAACGCCAAGGCAGCTGGCACAGGGCTTGCTCATCATCTGGTATCGCACCGCAGCATTCACCAATGCCGGTGCATATCTTGATGAAATAAGGGATCGCATGTTCTCCAAGCCCATTTTTGCCGCCGTACACACCACACTTGCCTGCGCACTGGCCGCCGGCTGTGCTCTGACCGCCCAGGCGCAGAACGCCTACCCCGAACGCGCCGTCAAAGTCATCGTCGCCCTGCCCGCAGGCGGCAGCGCCGATATGATTGCCCGCCAGGTGACGCAGAAGCTGGCCGTCGATCTCAAGCAACCGTTTGTGGTGGAGAACAAGGCCGGTGCCTCCGGCCAGATCGGCACGCCAGCCGTGGCCCGCTCCGCACCCGATGGCTATACGCTGATGGTGTCGCCGGCCTCGTTCCTGACCACCAACAAAAGCATCTTCAAATCCCTGCCCTACGACCCAGAGGCCGATTTCCAGCCCATTAGCCGCCTGGTCAACCAGCCCATGGTGCTGGTGGTCAAGGACAAGCAGAAATTCCCCAGCGTGGCCGCCGTGGTCAGCGCGGCCAAGTCTGCGCCCGGCAAGCTGACCTTTGCTTCCTCTGGCGACGGCAGCCCTCAGCATCTGGCGGGGCTGATGTTCGAGACCCGCACCCGGACACAAATGCTGCACGTGCCCTACAAAGGCGGCGCCCCTGCCGTCAACGACACGCTGGCAGGCAATGTAGACATGCTGTTTGCCGTGCTGCCCGAGGCCCTGCCCCACATCCAGTCCGGCAAGCTCCATGCGCTGGGCTTGCTCAGCCCCACGCGCGCCAGCACCCTGCCCACCACGCCGACCATGCTGGAGAGCGGCTTTGCCGATCTGAATCTCTCGGCCTGGGTAGGCCTGTTTGCACCGGCCAAAACACCGCCGGCCATCGTCAACCAGCTCAACCAGGCCGTGCGCGTGGCCCTGGCCGGCGATATCAAGGCCAAGCTGGGTAAAAACGGCATGGAAGTGGCGCCCTCCACTCCCGAGCAGCTCAAGCAGGCCATCGCCCAGGAGATCAAGCTGCACGCAGAGCTGGTCAAGGCCGCCGGCATTCAAGCGCAGTAAATCGGCTCTTAGAACGTGTTTACCCGCCGTGGGTGCCGCCAGCGGGCACCCACATCAGCGGATAATGGCGGCCATACTCCAGGCGCGCTGCAGCCTGCAGTCTTTCATCACCTGCTCCACCAAGTATTCGCAATGACTGACGCAACCGAATTCGCTCCCGGCCTGATGATTCGCGGCATTTCCGCACCGCTGAAACTGACCGATTTCAAGCTCATCGCTTTCGATATGGACTCGACGCTGATCACCATCGAGTGCATTGACGAGATCGCCGACGCCACGGGCAAGAAGGCCGAGGTGGCAGCGATTACCGAAGCCACCATGCGCGGCGAGATCACCGACTTCAAGGACAGTCTGCGCCAGCGCGTGGGCAAGCTGGTGGGCGTGACCGAGGCCGATATGGCACGCGTGCTGGCCGAGCGCCTCAAGCTCTCGCCCGGTGCTGAAACCCTGGTCAAGGCCGCGCAGGCCGCCGGGCTCAAGGTGCTGCTGGTATCGGGCGGCTTCACCTACTTTGCCGAGCATGTGCGCGGCTTGCTGAACATCGATTTCGTGCGTGCCAATGTGCTGGAGATCCGCAACGGCGCGCTGACCGGCGGCCTGGTCGAGCAGGCCTGGGGCGATATCTGCGACGGCGCCGAAAAACGCCGCACGCTGCTGGAAGTCGCTTCCCTGATCGGCATTTCGTCCAAGCAGTGCATTGCCGTGGGCGATGGCAGCAACGACATCCCCATGATGCAAGCCGCTGGCCTGTCGGTGGCCTATCACGCCAAGCCCCGAGTGCGCAACGAAGCCAAGGTGTCCATCAACGAAGGTGGGCTGGATCGCCTGCTGGAAGTGCTGCAGTAAACGGATCTTTCCCCGCTCCAATACCAGCCGCCCGGCCCTGCCCGGCGGCTTTTTCTTTGCCTGGTGCAATACGCATTTTTTCTGACACGACAGCGCAGGCCGCGCTTGTTAGAGTGGGCTCTCTTTCCCAAAGACAGCAGAAAGGTCCCAGCAATGAGCAAGTTGAAAATTGGCGTCGTCGTGGGCAGCAGCAGCCAGCAATCGATCAACCGCAAGCTGGCCCAGGGCCTGGCCAAACTGGTGCAGGACAAGGTGGATGTCGAGTTCCTTGAGATCAGCCATCTGCCCCTGTACAAC
Protein-coding sequences here:
- the ompR gene encoding two-component system response regulator OmpR — translated: MATQSNRTDKILVVDDDARIRDLLRRYLTQEGFEIMIAEDGKALNRILLRETVDLIVLDLMMPGEDGLSICRRLRSANDRTPIIMLTAKGEDVDRIVGLEVGADDYLGKPFNPRELLARIHAVLRRRPPQEAPGAPSGDNEVVSFGPFTFDLGTRVLQKSGEELPLTTGEFAMLKALVRHPRQPLSREKLALLARGREFEPFDRSLDVQVSRLRKLIEEDAAAPRYIQTVWGVGYVFVPDGVN
- the ispD gene encoding 2-C-methyl-D-erythritol 4-phosphate cytidylyltransferase, producing the protein MTDRSSMKAPQQQQGQAPARFWALIPCAGVGARAIARTAAGSAAPELPKQYQPVAGSPMVMHTLAAFAGVPRVHHSLVVIAAGDSFWQQLPAADHYGTEACGGATRAETVGNGLKALLDRGAQPQDWVLVHDAARCLVTSGQINALIDACEHDAVGGLLAHQLPDTLKMATMGADGVRVAATLDRSDKWLAQTPQMFRIAVLMDALAKADAAGVAVTDEASAMEAVGLQPKLVAGGAQNFKVTYPDDFALAAAVLLQRQAVVQARH
- the ispF gene encoding 2-C-methyl-D-erythritol 2,4-cyclodiphosphate synthase gives rise to the protein MNFRIGEGWDVHALVPGRKLILGGVEVPHTLGLLGHSDADVLLHAITDALLGAAALGDIGRHFSDSDPQFKGADSALLLAEAARRVRAKGFEIGNIDSTIVAQAPKLAPHIDKMRERIAQVLALELEQINVKAKTAEKMGPVGQLQAMEARAVALLYKA
- a CDS encoding 3-hydroxybutyrate dehydrogenase translates to MLKGKTALVTGSTSGIGLGIATALARQGANIVLNGFGDVQGPRAQVEQAGKAFEVKVGYHGADMSQAGQIEEMMQYAAAEFGRVDILVNNAGIQHVAPVQEFPVEKWDAIIAINLTSAFHTTRLALPAMQKANWGRIINVASVHGLVGSAQKSAYVAAKHGIVGLTKVTALENATSGVTCNAICPGWVLTPLVQKQVDAKAQALGISNEEATKQLLGEKEPSQQFTTPEELGDLAVFFCSPASNNVRGVAWNMDGGWAAQ
- a CDS encoding ATP-binding protein; amino-acid sequence: MPPDATSPAPLEYERRMTARSPLGFNLFWRTFCLLALLLVGSILAWLQTLRALDFEPRTLHTAQQIASLVNLSRAALVHSDAINRVSLIKTMADQEGVRILPREPGDHFELLDNSTLGNRLTEELTRRLGYGTIVARSVNNEPGLWVGFNINGDRNWLLMDRSRFTPASGQTWVIWLITAAMLSLIGAAAIARLINRPLKQLSYAANRVRDGDFAASQLDEEAVTSEIREVNIGFNRMAKKLAKLEQDRAVMLAGISHDLRTPLARLRLETEMSVDDEVAREHMVADIVQLDATIDKFLDYARPDHVTLSPVDLHAVISSCVYAVQDHRELQISMTIPEDVYVLADEVELARVISNLFENARRYGKSPDTETTLVDISAKETEGWVVVRIRDHGKGVPPEQLGNLTQPFFRGDSARTAAAGAGLGLSIVDKTVQRMGGVFALSNSSTGGLVAHIQLQRATGVTAGAAPEQRLQRPAIKRHLPQRNSEKNRED
- a CDS encoding SIMPL domain-containing protein (The SIMPL domain is named for its presence in mouse protein SIMPL (signalling molecule that associates with mouse pelle-like kinase). Bacterial member BP26, from Brucella, was shown to assemble into a channel-like structure, while YggE from E. coli has been associated with resistance to oxidative stress.), whose product is MNKYSWTDSRRRTAAGVLLLSALCSGGTVLAQGTTAVQPAARPMNVLNLQAQGVVEVKQDWLTATLSATKEGRDAAAVQSQLQKAVEAAMTVLRRDAQAGQLDLSSGNFSVSPRYGNNGKMDGWQGRAEIVLQGRDFVRITQAAAKVPEMTLASMGFGLSREAREKVEGEAQAKAIEAFRQRAASISKSFGFAGYSLGEITVNSGEGMTRPPYPRMMAMSKAGYADAAPVPVEADKAEVTVSVSGSVQMH